A genome region from Corynebacterium atrinae includes the following:
- a CDS encoding recombinase family protein encodes MARLGTLMKDDRRTPQEDVQIVRMGARTTTVHRRREGGRRSGWEVDVEKVLTDRVLDDGGQRWADYSAAPWFATWVNAASGTPQGRLRITRSYTHITKASLYIGNNEWSEEQDFPTPEVLLDGGTLAGWMVPDHHKDQAADRARQIEEEARKRQELNNVIEEKWRREAREKQRGVQARGQNVAYLRVSSKDQNLARQREAIGQVDREFIDELSARTRAHRPGLEDCIAYLRDGDGLHVASIDRLARSLVDLRNVIDQITAKGATVHFLKENLTFAPDGEDPRATLMLGILGSFAEFERAIIRERQAEGIALAKKAGRYKGRPRALTEDQIKQAHERVQAGETRTSIANDLGVSRATLYRALRKD; translated from the coding sequence GTGGCCCGTCTCGGCACCCTCATGAAGGACGATCGGCGTACTCCTCAGGAAGATGTCCAGATTGTGCGGATGGGCGCCCGGACGACGACAGTCCACAGACGACGAGAGGGTGGCCGGCGCAGTGGCTGGGAGGTCGACGTCGAGAAAGTCCTTACAGATCGGGTCCTCGATGACGGGGGACAGCGGTGGGCTGACTATTCGGCGGCGCCGTGGTTCGCGACGTGGGTCAACGCTGCATCGGGAACGCCTCAGGGCCGACTCCGAATCACGCGGTCCTACACCCACATCACTAAGGCATCGCTGTACATCGGCAACAACGAATGGTCAGAGGAGCAGGACTTTCCCACACCTGAGGTGCTGCTCGATGGGGGAACCCTCGCCGGATGGATGGTCCCTGACCACCACAAGGACCAGGCCGCCGACCGTGCCCGCCAGATCGAGGAGGAAGCCCGGAAAAGGCAGGAGCTGAACAATGTGATCGAGGAGAAGTGGCGCCGAGAAGCCCGGGAGAAGCAGCGCGGGGTACAAGCTCGCGGGCAAAATGTCGCTTACCTTCGCGTTTCCAGCAAGGACCAGAACCTGGCCCGCCAGCGTGAAGCTATCGGCCAGGTCGATAGGGAGTTCATTGATGAGCTGTCAGCTCGTACGCGAGCACATCGTCCGGGCCTTGAAGACTGCATCGCCTATCTCCGCGACGGAGATGGCCTTCATGTTGCGTCGATTGACCGTCTGGCTCGGTCGTTGGTGGACCTCCGCAATGTGATCGACCAGATCACCGCGAAGGGCGCCACCGTCCATTTTCTCAAAGAGAATCTCACTTTCGCCCCGGATGGAGAAGACCCGCGTGCCACCCTCATGCTCGGGATTCTCGGCAGCTTTGCCGAGTTTGAGAGGGCGATCATCCGCGAGCGACAAGCCGAGGGCATCGCTCTGGCAAAGAAGGCCGGTCGCTACAAAGGTCGACCGAGGGCACTGACGGAAGATCAGATCAAGCAAGCACACGAACGCGTACAAGCCGGTGAAACCAGAACCTCCATCGCCAACGATCTTGGCGTGTCGCGTGCCACTCTCTACCGCGCACTCAGAAAGGACTAG
- a CDS encoding MerR family transcriptional regulator, producing the protein MADTGLKIGEVVERTGLSIPTLRHYDTVGLVTPSGRSPGGFRLYSEADVRRILLVRRMKPLGFTLDQMREFLEAADTLQEAGDQQDSARTQEDLGQAEAAITGIQEEARSRYEKLRTQLTYAQEFLDLVDELRS; encoded by the coding sequence GTGGCGGATACCGGCCTGAAGATCGGCGAGGTCGTCGAACGGACGGGGTTGTCGATTCCCACCCTGCGTCACTACGACACCGTCGGCCTGGTCACTCCGTCGGGGCGCAGCCCGGGGGGTTTCCGGCTCTACAGTGAGGCGGATGTGCGCCGGATTCTGCTGGTGCGGCGGATGAAGCCGCTGGGGTTCACCCTGGATCAGATGCGGGAGTTCCTCGAGGCCGCCGACACCCTCCAAGAGGCCGGTGATCAGCAGGATAGCGCTCGGACCCAGGAGGACCTGGGCCAGGCAGAAGCTGCCATCACCGGGATCCAGGAAGAGGCGCGTAGCCGTTATGAGAAGCTGCGCACACAGCTCACCTACGCCCAGGAATTCCTCGACCTGGTTGATGAGCTGAGGTCATAA
- a CDS encoding SulP family inorganic anion transporter — protein sequence MTETTTVAKRPEHDPEGADAPTGVVASFRYAFSSPTRIRKEVLAGLAVALALIPEAIAFSILAGVDPAVGLFSSVVMAIVIAFTGGRPAMITGATGAIALVIAPVARDYGLDYFIATVLLGGILQVVLAAFGVAKLQRFIPRSVMLGFVNALGIMIFTSQLEHLIDVPWLVYPLVGLGVLIMVFWPKVTGVIPAPLITIIVLTGLVIAASLTIPNVSDMGQMPESLPSLFIPDVPWTLETLQIIAPYALALAIVGLMESLMTAKLVDDITDVHSDKTRESWGLGVANIASGFFGGMGGCAMIGQTMINVRESGARTRLSTLLAGVFLLILVLVLGDIVGMIPMAALVAIMVMVAIGTVDWHSVHPRTLKLMPVSETIVMVVTIIATLATHNLAIGVVLGVLTAMVMFARRVAHLVRIEMVRELDVDKDGQIDIRTYRVHGQLFWASSNDLVYQFDYNDTADHVIIDMMMAEVWDASTVATLDSITQKFQAKGKTVEIIGLDGPSERRLEQLSGRLGTGH from the coding sequence ATGACTGAAACTACCACGGTGGCCAAGCGCCCCGAACACGATCCGGAGGGCGCGGACGCCCCCACCGGGGTCGTCGCGTCCTTCCGCTACGCGTTTTCCTCCCCGACCCGCATCCGCAAGGAGGTCCTCGCCGGGCTGGCGGTCGCCCTGGCCCTGATTCCCGAGGCCATCGCCTTTTCCATCCTCGCCGGGGTGGATCCGGCCGTGGGCCTGTTCTCCTCGGTGGTCATGGCCATCGTGATCGCCTTCACCGGTGGCCGCCCGGCCATGATCACTGGTGCGACCGGGGCGATTGCCTTGGTCATCGCGCCGGTGGCCCGGGATTACGGGCTGGATTACTTCATTGCCACTGTGTTGTTGGGCGGTATCCTGCAGGTGGTGCTCGCAGCTTTCGGGGTGGCGAAGCTGCAGCGGTTTATCCCCCGGTCGGTGATGCTCGGCTTCGTCAATGCCCTGGGCATCATGATCTTCACCTCCCAGCTTGAGCACCTCATCGACGTGCCCTGGCTGGTCTACCCGCTCGTCGGCCTCGGCGTGTTGATCATGGTCTTCTGGCCGAAGGTCACCGGCGTCATCCCGGCCCCGCTGATCACCATCATCGTGCTCACCGGCCTGGTCATCGCCGCCTCCCTGACCATCCCGAATGTCTCGGATATGGGCCAGATGCCGGAGTCCCTGCCGTCGCTGTTCATCCCGGATGTGCCGTGGACCCTGGAGACCCTGCAGATCATCGCTCCTTATGCTCTGGCCCTGGCGATCGTGGGCCTGATGGAATCGTTGATGACCGCCAAACTCGTAGATGACATCACCGATGTCCACTCGGATAAGACCCGCGAGTCCTGGGGGCTGGGTGTGGCCAATATCGCCTCCGGTTTCTTCGGCGGCATGGGTGGTTGCGCGATGATCGGCCAGACCATGATCAACGTCCGCGAATCCGGGGCGCGCACCCGCCTGTCCACCCTGCTGGCCGGCGTGTTCCTGCTCATCCTCGTCCTCGTTCTGGGCGACATCGTCGGGATGATCCCGATGGCCGCCCTGGTCGCGATCATGGTCATGGTTGCCATCGGCACCGTCGACTGGCACTCGGTGCACCCCCGGACACTGAAGCTCATGCCGGTTTCCGAGACCATCGTCATGGTCGTGACCATCATCGCCACCCTGGCCACCCACAACCTGGCGATTGGCGTGGTGCTCGGTGTGCTGACCGCGATGGTCATGTTCGCCCGTCGTGTCGCTCACCTGGTGCGTATCGAGATGGTCCGCGAGCTCGACGTCGATAAGGACGGCCAGATCGACATCCGTACCTACCGGGTGCACGGCCAGCTGTTCTGGGCCTCCTCCAATGACCTGGTCTACCAGTTCGACTACAACGACACCGCCGACCACGTCATCATCGACATGATGATGGCCGAGGTCTGGGACGCCTCCACCGTGGCCACCCTGGACTCGATTACCCAGAAGTTCCAGGCCAAGGGCAAGACCGTCGAGATCATCGGCCTCGACGGGCCCAGTGAACGACGCCTCGAACAGCTCTCCGGTCGCCTCGGCACCGGTCACTGA
- a CDS encoding MerR family transcriptional regulator: MLATGVVVAETTGRKIGEVAAQTGLSIRTLRHYDDLGIITPSGHTPGGFRLYSLADVERLLLIDRMKPLGFTLDQIREFLQAVDTLPASTTAGQAEEAREILASFQEQMRLRLDKLRRQVASSEAFLTQLDTLNATCSPHTQR; encoded by the coding sequence GTGCTGGCGACAGGGGTGGTGGTGGCGGAAACGACGGGCAGGAAGATCGGCGAAGTCGCCGCGCAGACGGGACTATCGATCCGTACCCTGCGGCATTACGACGACCTCGGGATCATCACCCCGTCCGGGCACACGCCGGGCGGGTTTCGCCTCTACAGCCTGGCGGATGTCGAACGCCTACTGCTCATCGACCGGATGAAACCGCTGGGCTTCACCCTCGATCAGATACGGGAGTTCCTTCAGGCCGTCGACACACTGCCCGCATCCACCACCGCCGGCCAAGCGGAGGAGGCCAGGGAGATCCTCGCCTCGTTTCAGGAACAGATGCGCCTGCGCCTGGATAAACTGCGCCGGCAGGTGGCCTCTTCCGAGGCGTTCCTCACCCAACTCGACACCCTCAACGCCACCTGCAGTCCACATACCCAGCGATAA
- a CDS encoding recombinase family protein → MGHDFGYARVSTGDQDARLQHDALTAAGCYRIFTDTASGSLESRPELDKLLDQLRPGDTLVVWRLDRLGRSIRHLIDQLAGLQERGVEFRSLQENIDTSSSGGRLVFHIFASLAEFERDLIRERTNAGLEAARARGRVGGRPPLLSGDKLRTARQLYEQKDMTVAQIGEVLGVSRTTVYRALRKEAGTLPTRQKKPAKAT, encoded by the coding sequence ATGGGACATGATTTCGGTTACGCCCGGGTCTCCACCGGCGACCAAGACGCCCGACTCCAACACGACGCACTCACTGCGGCCGGCTGCTACCGGATCTTCACCGACACCGCCTCCGGCTCGTTGGAGTCGCGTCCCGAACTCGACAAGCTGCTCGATCAACTTCGCCCCGGTGACACGTTGGTGGTGTGGCGCCTCGACCGACTCGGCCGGTCCATTCGGCACCTCATTGATCAGCTCGCCGGCCTTCAGGAGCGCGGGGTGGAGTTTCGGTCCCTGCAGGAAAACATCGACACCTCCTCCTCCGGAGGGCGGTTGGTGTTCCATATCTTCGCCTCCCTGGCGGAGTTCGAACGTGACCTCATTCGGGAGCGGACCAACGCCGGACTTGAAGCCGCGCGGGCCCGCGGCCGGGTCGGGGGCCGGCCCCCGCTGCTGTCGGGAGACAAGCTGCGCACCGCGCGGCAACTCTACGAACAAAAAGACATGACCGTCGCCCAGATCGGCGAAGTCTTAGGGGTCAGCCGCACCACCGTCTACCGGGCACTACGCAAAGAAGCCGGGACACTACCTACCCGGCAGAAGAAGCCCGCGAAGGCCACATAA